One Ignavibacteriales bacterium genomic window, GGCGTTGTGAATGCCATTACCGTTTATAATAATAAGATTGTTATCGGAGGCAGTTTTACCCAGGCAGGAGGCGTCCCTGCTAATAACATTGCTCAATGGGACGGCGCTAACTGGCAGCCGGTTGGAACCGGATTCACCGATGAAGTCTATGCGCTGGCCGTCTTCAACGGCGATCTGATAGCAGCCGGCAAATACCTGTTTGTTAACTCTATCGATACTGCGCGCATTTTCAGTTATAACGGCTCGTCCTGGCAGCCTCTCGGAAAGGGATTTGTTAACAGGACAAATGAGTTTGTAAAGTCGCTCCTCGTTCATGATGGTAAATTATATGCTGCCGGTTCTTTTAAGCTTAACTTTACTTCCGGCGGAGCAAGCAATGTTGCCGTATTGGAATCCAATACATGGGATAATCTAGGTGACGGGCTCGATCTCGAAGTCATGTGCATGACCTCCGATGGAAGCGATATTATTGCGGGAGGCAAATTTTCTTCCTCAGATACCGCGCAGGTAAACCATGTTGCACGGTGGAATAATGGCAAGTGGCAGAGAATTGGGAATGGTCTTAACGGTAATGTCTATTCGCTCACAAAGTTTAATAGTGAGATAGTAGCAGGTGGTGAATTCCAGGGACATGTCTCCAGGTGGAATTCTACTTCATGGCAGACTCTTGGAAACGGAGTCAGTGATACGGTTAAATCTTTTGGAAGCTACCAGAGTGACCTTATTGTTGGCGGCAGTTTTAGGTATGCAGGGCTTTCGGCAGACAGTTTATATGTTAATGGTATAGCATTGTGGAACGGCTCATCATGGGCAGGATTGAGAACAGGGATGAACAGCGATGTTCGCTCGCTTCTCACGGATAATAATAAATTATATGCCGTCGGCGGCTTTATATCGGCAGGAGGAGATTCTGTAAATCATGTTGCCTATTGGGATACTATCCAGACGATAGTTATTTCCGGTAATGTACATTATGTTGGGGGTCCTAATGTTATTAGTGGCGTAGCAAAATCCCTAAGATATGATACCTATACTAGAGGAGTCATTTACTATGATTCATCCCAGGTGCAGCCTGATGGCAGTTACCAGGTAAGAGTTCCAAAGGATAGACCAACTCATATTATTATTATTGCTGAAGATGAGGATGCCCCTACATACAGTTATATACCGACATATTACCCCGCTACTATCTACTGGGAAAACGCAACTGTAATAAATCAATCGACCAATGGCACCGGGTTCGATGTCGAAGTAGAGCGGATAACGAACACCACTAATCCGGGCTCAATATCGGGGCAGGTATTCCTGGATTATACGCCGCCCGGTTACCCGACAGGCAATAATCTCGATATACACGAGGGCGCTATAGTATATGCCC contains:
- a CDS encoding carboxypeptidase regulatory-like domain-containing protein produces the protein MKKKIFKILLLTILLFPLSTRTSPAQGIYDWSSIENGTNGVVNAITVYNNKIVIGGSFTQAGGVPANNIAQWDGANWQPVGTGFTDEVYALAVFNGDLIAAGKYLFVNSIDTARIFSYNGSSWQPLGKGFVNRTNEFVKSLLVHDGKLYAAGSFKLNFTSGGASNVAVLESNTWDNLGDGLDLEVMCMTSDGSDIIAGGKFSSSDTAQVNHVARWNNGKWQRIGNGLNGNVYSLTKFNSEIVAGGEFQGHVSRWNSTSWQTLGNGVSDTVKSFGSYQSDLIVGGSFRYAGLSADSLYVNGIALWNGSSWAGLRTGMNSDVRSLLTDNNKLYAVGGFISAGGDSVNHVAYWDTIQTIVISGNVHYVGGPNVISGVAKSLRYDTYTRGVIYYDSSQVQPDGSYQVRVPKDRPTHIIIIAEDEDAPTYSYIPTYYPATIYWENATVINQSTNGTGFDVEVERITNTTNPGSISGQVFLDYTPPGYPTGNNLDIHEGAIVYARVGDSWKSFGISDRFSQYSLGNLPAGTYQLIVNRLGYTTQVKNNVVLSSGQQLLDVNFTLTISDGGSVNISGNTTIIPEGYSLLQNYPNPFNPVSKIKFELPEKGIVNLKVYNTAGQLVSELLNGQVLNAGIYSAEFDGGNLASGVYFYRLEVTSENGAKEFSGSKKMILIK